The genomic segment TTCATCATGAAAATAAGCAGTAATTTACTGGTTATTTTTAGTTATATATGTTGACATAAAGAAACCTCTGAACAACGCACGGCGCATAGAGATGCCTTCGCTGGAGATCATATAGAATCAATAGTTCAACATATATATATTAGTTGTATGAAAAAGAAGATGCGCCCGATTTAAAGGATGCATCTTCTTTTTCATGCCTCAACTTTCGTTTTTAAGTCCCATTTGACTTGGAAATGGATGAGACCATCCTTTGCGTTAAATTCTCCGTAGCACTCAGTGAGCAATCCACTAAATTTCTGGTACTGTTGTGCAATGAAACCGGCTTCAAGTTGGCAAGATCTGTTTTGGGCATTTGTAGCGAAATCATTTTTTAAAGAATAAAAAGCCTCGTCTTTCAACGTCTTTTCGAGATGAAGGGGCCCCCATCCGGCTTCTTGAAAGAACTCAGGAAGTTCATCAACACCAAAAATCGGGAATTTTCGAGCTACTTCTTTTCCGGCCCAATAGAGGATTTCATCTTCATGTTTCCCGAGGATACTTGGCAACACGTGATCTCGTAAAACTTCATAGCCAAAACGGGTTGGTGAATCATATGTAGTATTTTCCAATCGAATATGCAACCCTTTCGGTTAAATGATAGCGTTAGTGAATCCAAGAGAATAATAATATATTAAATTCGGGCGTGTCGAAAAGCCCACATCGTCTTGACCTCTTCAAAACTGAGGAGTACAATGGTTATGTCATAATATTGTACCACGAAGAGGTACGTCGTCAACGGTCGCTTCATGTCGAAATGATGACAGAGGCGCACTGAAGGACTCAGTTAATAAAGGAGGGTAAAAGACTTGTCGAGAGAATCAGATTTTTATTTGCGTCGTCTTCATTCACTGCTCGGAATCATTCCAGTGGGGCTTTTTGTTGCCCAACACTTAGTGATTAACCATTTTGCCACACGCGGCCCAGAGGCATTCAACACTGCATCCAATTTCATGGGTAACTTACCGTTCGTATTGTTTCTTGAATGGTTCATCATCTACATCCCACTTATGTTCCATGCGTTCTATGGTGTGTACATAGCTTTCACAGCGAAAAATAACGTAAAGCGTTACGGGACTTTCCGGAACTGGATGTTTATGCTACAACGTATTACGGGAGTATTCCTAGTCGTGTTCATCGCATGGCACATCTTCCAAACAAGAGTTCAAAAAGCATTGGGAGATGAAGTTGATTACGATATGATGGCTGACATCTTATCGAGTCCATTCATGCTTGCGTTCTACATTGCAGGTGTCCTTGCAGCTACATTCCACTTGGCGAACGGCGTTTGGTCATTCCTAGTAAGCTGGGGAATTACACAATCTCCACGTTCACAAACCATCGTTACGTATATCTCGATGGCAATATTCCTAGTGCTTTCTGTAATCGGTATACAAGCACTACTTGCATTTGTTTAATTTGAATCAGCAGAAATCCCTGCTGATTCAAATTTGGACGCAATTACGCCGAGGCGTAATTGAATAACAATTTAACTAAATGACTACGAGATCACCTATAATTTGAGGAGTGAAACAATAATGGCAAAAAGCAGATTGATTGTCGTCGGCGGTGGACTAGCCGGCCTGATGGCAACTATCAAAGCCGCTGAAGAAGGTACGCCGGTTGACTTGTTCTCCATTGTTCCGGTTAAACGTTCCCACTCTGTATGTGCACAAGGCGGCATTAATGGTGCAGTAAATACAAAAGGGGAAGGCGACTCACCTGACATTCATTTCGATGACTCTGTATACGGCGGAGACTTCCTTGCGAATCAACCACCAGTTAAGGCAATGACGGATGCAGCACCAGGAATCATCAGTCTATTGGACCGGATGGGCGTTATGTTCAACCGTACGCCAGAAGGATTGTTGGATTTCCGACGTTTCGGAGGTACAATGCATCACCGTACTGCTTTCGCTGGTGCGACGACAGGACAGCAGCTCCTTTACGCATTAGACGAGCAAGTTCGAAGTCATGAAGTTGCTGGACTTGTGACGAAATACGAACACTGGGAATTCCTTGGTGTTATTCTTGATGAAGAAGGCGTTTGTCGCGGTATTAAAGCGCAAAACATGAAAACGATGGAGATTCAAGCCTTTAAAGGTGATGCAGTCATTATGGCAACAGGTGGACCTGGAATCATTTTCGGGAAAACGACAAACTCTGTCATCAATACAGGTTCTGCAGCTTCTATCGTTTATCAGCAAGGTGCACACTACGCGAATGGTGAATTTATCCAAATTCACCCAACAGCAATTCCAGGAGACGATAAACTGCGTCTTATGAGTGAATCGGCACGTGGTGAAGGTGGACGTGTCTGGACTTATAAAGACGGCAAGCCTTGGTACTTCCTTGAAGAAAAGTATCCGGATTACGGTAATCTAGTACCGCGTGATATCGCAACACGTGAAATATTTGACGTTTGTGTTAACCAAAAACTTGGTATCAACGGTGAAAACATGGTGTATCTGGACCTTTCCCATAAGGATCCAAAAGAGCTTGATATTAAGCTTGGTGGAATCATCGAAATCTATGAGAAATTCACAGGCGACGATCCACGTAAATT from the Sporosarcina psychrophila genome contains:
- a CDS encoding YslB family protein, which translates into the protein MENTTYDSPTRFGYEVLRDHVLPSILGKHEDEILYWAGKEVARKFPIFGVDELPEFFQEAGWGPLHLEKTLKDEAFYSLKNDFATNAQNRSCQLEAGFIAQQYQKFSGLLTECYGEFNAKDGLIHFQVKWDLKTKVEA
- a CDS encoding succinate dehydrogenase cytochrome b558 subunit, giving the protein MSRESDFYLRRLHSLLGIIPVGLFVAQHLVINHFATRGPEAFNTASNFMGNLPFVLFLEWFIIYIPLMFHAFYGVYIAFTAKNNVKRYGTFRNWMFMLQRITGVFLVVFIAWHIFQTRVQKALGDEVDYDMMADILSSPFMLAFYIAGVLAATFHLANGVWSFLVSWGITQSPRSQTIVTYISMAIFLVLSVIGIQALLAFV
- the sdhA gene encoding succinate dehydrogenase flavoprotein subunit encodes the protein MAKSRLIVVGGGLAGLMATIKAAEEGTPVDLFSIVPVKRSHSVCAQGGINGAVNTKGEGDSPDIHFDDSVYGGDFLANQPPVKAMTDAAPGIISLLDRMGVMFNRTPEGLLDFRRFGGTMHHRTAFAGATTGQQLLYALDEQVRSHEVAGLVTKYEHWEFLGVILDEEGVCRGIKAQNMKTMEIQAFKGDAVIMATGGPGIIFGKTTNSVINTGSAASIVYQQGAHYANGEFIQIHPTAIPGDDKLRLMSESARGEGGRVWTYKDGKPWYFLEEKYPDYGNLVPRDIATREIFDVCVNQKLGINGENMVYLDLSHKDPKELDIKLGGIIEIYEKFTGDDPRKLPMKIFPAVHYSMGGLWVDYNQQTSIPGLFAAGECDYSQHGANRLGANSLLSAIYGGMVAGPNAIHYMKGLKRSVVDLPSTIFDAAVKEEQQKWDDTLKMNGTENAYVLHKELGEWMTDNVTVVRYNDRLQATDDKIVELLERYENINITDTQLWSNQGATFTRQLKNMLYLARVITLGALNRNESRGAHYKPDFPNRDDENFLKTTMAKFDGHSAPIFHYEEVDVSLIPPRTRDYSAKKGD